From a single Arthrobacter sp. SLBN-112 genomic region:
- a CDS encoding SDR family oxidoreductase, with the protein MSALFDLTGRVALVTGSSRGIGSSLARALADAGATVVLNGVNEERLKDAAAAMAADFPPGRIHSIAFDVTDDGAAARSIRWIEENVGPLEILVNNAGIQHRVPMLELDVADWERVLSTDLTSAFLVGREAARHMIERGRGKIINICSVQTDLARPTIAPYIAAKGGLRNLTRAMTAEWAASGLQINAIAPGYIHTEMTQNLVDDEEFNSWILGRTPAHRWGTAQDLAGPVVWLASDGSNFVNGQTIFIDGGMTVVV; encoded by the coding sequence ATGAGCGCGCTTTTTGATTTGACCGGCAGGGTTGCCTTGGTGACGGGTTCCAGCAGGGGCATTGGTTCGTCGTTGGCACGGGCGTTGGCCGACGCCGGAGCAACGGTAGTGCTCAACGGCGTCAACGAGGAACGGCTGAAGGACGCAGCCGCTGCCATGGCAGCGGATTTCCCGCCTGGCCGGATCCACAGCATTGCCTTCGACGTGACCGACGACGGCGCTGCCGCCCGCAGCATCCGCTGGATTGAAGAGAACGTCGGCCCGCTGGAGATCCTGGTCAACAACGCCGGGATCCAGCACCGGGTCCCGATGCTGGAGCTGGACGTGGCTGACTGGGAACGGGTCCTCTCCACGGACCTGACCAGCGCCTTCCTGGTGGGCCGCGAAGCTGCCCGGCACATGATCGAACGGGGCAGGGGGAAGATCATCAATATCTGCTCGGTCCAGACCGACCTGGCGCGACCCACCATCGCCCCCTACATCGCGGCAAAGGGAGGCCTGCGGAACCTCACCCGCGCCATGACCGCCGAATGGGCGGCCTCAGGGCTGCAGATCAACGCCATTGCGCCGGGCTACATCCACACCGAAATGACGCAGAACCTGGTGGATGATGAGGAGTTCAACTCGTGGATCCTGGGCAGGACACCCGCGCACCGCTGGGGCACCGCCCAGGACCTCGCCGGACCCGTGGTGTGGCTGGCATCTGACGGCTCCAACTTCGTGAACGGGCAGACCATCTTCATCGATGGCGGAATGACGGTGGTGGTCTGA
- a CDS encoding L-idonate 5-dehydrogenase produces the protein MASTSLGVAELPASGPALVAHGAGDLRIDEVPLPRPAADEAVVEVRYGGICGSDLHYWLHGAAGESILKAPLVLGHEISGVVVRAAADGSGPQVGSAVAVHPATPGPGAAKYPADRPNLSPGCTYLGSAARYPHTDGAFSRYVNLPVRMLRPLPAGVDLRTAALIEPASVAWHAVSRAGDVRGKTALVIGSGPIGALAVAVLKRAGAARITAVDLHPKPLEIARAVGADAVINAAGTAAIAAVEADVVIESSGNHHGLASAINGAVRGGTVVMVGLLPTGMQPVPISLAITRELDLKGSFRFNDEIDQVVAALADGSLHIEPVITHEYPLAQALHAFEIAKDSTISGKVLLSFGATGEDQ, from the coding sequence ATGGCTTCAACATCCCTTGGCGTGGCGGAGCTCCCGGCGTCCGGCCCGGCGCTGGTGGCCCACGGGGCCGGTGACCTGCGCATCGACGAGGTCCCGCTGCCCCGGCCTGCCGCGGATGAAGCGGTGGTGGAGGTCCGATACGGGGGCATCTGCGGCTCGGACCTGCACTACTGGCTGCACGGCGCGGCGGGGGAGTCCATCCTGAAGGCCCCGCTGGTGCTGGGCCACGAAATTTCCGGGGTCGTGGTGCGCGCCGCAGCCGACGGGTCCGGCCCGCAGGTGGGCAGCGCCGTCGCGGTCCACCCGGCCACACCCGGCCCCGGCGCGGCGAAGTATCCGGCGGACCGGCCCAACCTGTCGCCGGGGTGCACCTACCTGGGCAGCGCGGCCCGCTACCCGCACACGGACGGGGCGTTCAGCCGGTACGTGAACCTGCCGGTGCGGATGCTGCGGCCCCTGCCGGCTGGCGTGGACCTGCGCACCGCGGCCCTGATCGAACCCGCGTCGGTCGCGTGGCACGCCGTGTCGCGGGCAGGGGATGTCCGTGGAAAGACCGCGCTGGTGATCGGCTCGGGGCCCATTGGAGCCCTGGCCGTCGCGGTCCTCAAGCGTGCGGGCGCAGCTCGGATCACCGCCGTCGACCTGCACCCCAAGCCGCTGGAGATCGCCCGGGCCGTCGGTGCCGACGCGGTGATCAACGCGGCGGGCACCGCGGCCATCGCCGCCGTGGAGGCCGACGTCGTGATCGAGTCCTCCGGGAACCACCACGGCCTCGCTTCCGCCATCAACGGCGCGGTACGCGGCGGAACAGTGGTGATGGTGGGCCTGCTGCCCACCGGCATGCAGCCGGTGCCCATCTCACTGGCCATCACCCGCGAACTGGACCTCAAAGGCTCCTTCCGCTTCAACGACGAAATAGACCAGGTGGTCGCCGCCCTCGCGGACGGCTCCCTGCACATCGAGCCCGTCATCACTCACGAATACCCCCTCGCCCAGGCATTGCACGCCTTCGAAATTGCCAAGGATTCCACCATCTCCGGCAAAGTCCTCCTCAGTTTCGGGGCAACGGGGGAAGACCAGTGA
- a CDS encoding 2-hydroxyacid dehydrogenase, which yields MQLVRTVSFPEPQLLADLSPLPEGLRGVVWDMKDEPGEELGGIDGVILPYIDAGAVLGSLAKVPDLKFVQTQSTGYDGVREAAGPGAAVANASGVHAAATAELAVGLILAKLRGIDQAVKDQQIESWKPQRRQSLADRNVLLLGIGGIGKELARRLEPFEVTVTRVGSSARTDADGQVHGPDELVELAAGHNILVSVLPLNDKTQHLVGRDVLAALPNGALVVNVGRGAVVDTDALTREVVSGRLQCAIDVVDPEPLPAGHPLWSAENALITPHIGGNASAFEPRILKLLKRQLEALAAGQTPANLVQQGPFA from the coding sequence ATGCAGTTAGTACGAACCGTTAGTTTCCCCGAACCCCAGCTCCTGGCTGACCTCTCGCCACTCCCCGAAGGGCTACGGGGCGTCGTGTGGGACATGAAGGACGAACCGGGGGAGGAGCTGGGTGGCATCGACGGCGTCATCCTGCCCTACATCGACGCCGGGGCAGTGCTGGGTTCCCTGGCCAAGGTCCCGGACCTTAAATTCGTGCAGACGCAGTCAACAGGGTACGACGGCGTCCGCGAGGCTGCCGGGCCGGGCGCCGCAGTGGCAAACGCCTCAGGCGTCCACGCAGCTGCCACGGCCGAACTGGCCGTGGGGCTCATCCTGGCCAAGCTGCGCGGCATTGACCAGGCCGTCAAGGACCAGCAGATTGAAAGCTGGAAGCCGCAGCGCCGTCAGTCTCTGGCAGACCGGAACGTCCTGCTGCTGGGCATCGGGGGCATCGGCAAGGAACTCGCCCGCCGGCTCGAGCCCTTCGAAGTCACCGTGACCCGGGTGGGAAGCTCAGCCCGGACGGACGCGGACGGACAGGTCCACGGCCCGGACGAACTGGTGGAGCTCGCCGCCGGCCACAACATCCTGGTCTCGGTCCTCCCTCTGAACGACAAGACCCAGCACCTGGTGGGCCGGGACGTCCTGGCAGCCCTGCCAAACGGGGCCCTCGTGGTGAACGTGGGCCGCGGCGCCGTGGTGGACACCGACGCCCTGACCCGGGAAGTGGTGTCCGGCCGCCTGCAGTGCGCCATCGACGTCGTCGATCCCGAACCGCTGCCCGCAGGCCACCCGCTGTGGTCCGCGGAAAACGCACTCATCACCCCTCACATTGGCGGTAATGCCTCAGCCTTCGAACCACGGATCCTCAAACTCCTGAAGCGCCAGCTCGAGGCCCTCGCCGCCGGGCAAACCCCGGCCAACCTCGTGCAGCAGGGGCCGTTCGCATGA
- a CDS encoding gluconokinase: MSGKLPPLVVMGVSGCGKSTVGTLLGQQLGMPFYDGDDFHPAANKQKMAAGVPLTDMDREPWLARLGELLAGKDDGGAGVPPIVACSALKRRYRDLLRSYAPDVVFVHLAGTAATIGARMDARSHEFMPRTLLDSQFAALEDLEADEAHVLGDVRQPLDVLVESLELKLKSADAVMTGAEGDASGSAPTA; this comes from the coding sequence GTGAGCGGGAAGCTGCCACCACTGGTGGTGATGGGCGTTTCCGGGTGCGGCAAATCCACTGTCGGGACTTTGCTGGGCCAGCAGCTGGGGATGCCGTTCTACGACGGGGATGATTTCCACCCTGCAGCCAACAAGCAAAAGATGGCCGCCGGGGTTCCGTTGACGGATATGGACCGGGAGCCGTGGCTTGCCCGGCTGGGGGAGTTGCTTGCAGGAAAGGACGACGGCGGCGCGGGAGTCCCGCCGATAGTGGCCTGCTCCGCGCTGAAGCGCCGGTACCGGGACCTCCTTCGCAGTTATGCACCGGACGTTGTCTTCGTCCACCTCGCCGGCACTGCGGCAACAATCGGCGCACGGATGGACGCCCGTTCCCACGAGTTCATGCCGCGCACGCTGCTGGACTCCCAGTTCGCCGCGCTGGAGGACCTGGAGGCGGACGAGGCCCATGTGCTGGGCGACGTCAGGCAGCCCCTGGACGTCCTGGTGGAGTCGCTCGAGCTGAAGCTGAAGTCTGCGGATGCAGTCATGACTGGGGCCGAAGGTGACGCTTCCGGAAGTGCCCCAACTGCGTGA